In a genomic window of Nodularia sp. LEGE 06071:
- a CDS encoding filamentous hemagglutinin N-terminal domain-containing protein has translation MKVTSVCWGVAYGILVGGNLLPAMAQVTSDATTNTIVNSNGNNFDILNGINQGNNLFHSFSNFSIPTGGSATFDLTNTPNTTTIFSRVTGENISHIDGLIRTLHGSNPVSLFLMNPNGIVFGQNASLNISGSFVGTTANSIKFADGIQFGTTDSTIPPLLTMSIPIGLQFGQGAATITNRADLSANQGLTLASNAVLSTAMLTSPNGAVQIQATTGDAQLQAIAARSVDITAQGNVNVGAINTNSSIDSGGLVNIQAGRAITVNDTINTATTAAIGNAGNVSLSSGGDLTIQSINASVGERSGSNNTNGNGGDISLQSNGHLLVQDSATIETRNSRNQGVGNSGSVNIVTRSLSQYGTVFTDTRGQGNAGKITVQAADLILIAGKEGGTRSGFSAVVDRGAIGNANNIQITAGSLTMKDVSLLSTNTFGMGNAGYIDVQTDDLISLYGRVNIFSNVESGAIGNSAGVSLKAGSLTAEFIDFTKVPNIFSSVLGEGNGGNITLNVRDSISLSGARIRALVDGNGKGVGGNIDIRVGSALYANNNTLINTRASTFGKAGNINIQADSITLDGVLPAEGFPTTINTSTRSANAGGQITLTSRTFSLLNGARLDTNTLNSGDAGDVTIQTSEFVLLDNVEKTDPAFFISGQRNISEGRVPSFIRSEVQGVNATGNGGNVQIQTPVLIVSNGAYISSSSTGQGNAGNIEITSDAVTFAGVGRSPLLNNDPNPNFPSGAFSLATANGNGGNITIKSTDSVSINGNAQLSVSSSGQGTAGNLDIQTNQLQLKQSSLQAEAVAGSQGNILILSDLLLMLQGSQITANAKEDANGGNITIDAPIILGWENSDIAASAFKGKGGNIQITTEGIFGLQFRPQITEKSDITASSQFGVSGTVDINNFGIDPNSGLVELPKNVTDPSQQITTGCTDNQGSSFVATGRGGIPQNPNQQVWSDRTWSDIRDLSTYQQTQALKAPIPKSPESLVQATSWRRNTQGQVQLITDKSSAQVQQPLTCAAVTQN, from the coding sequence ATGAAAGTAACTTCTGTGTGCTGGGGTGTAGCCTATGGTATTTTAGTAGGTGGAAATTTGCTACCTGCAATGGCTCAGGTGACATCTGACGCGACAACTAACACCATTGTCAACTCCAACGGCAATAATTTTGATATTCTTAATGGTATCAATCAAGGTAATAATTTATTTCACAGCTTTAGTAATTTTTCCATACCTACAGGTGGTTCGGCAACTTTCGATTTAACAAACACACCAAATACAACAACTATATTTAGTCGCGTTACAGGTGAAAATATTTCTCATATTGATGGGTTAATTCGCACACTTCATGGTAGTAACCCAGTCAGTTTGTTTTTGATGAATCCCAATGGAATTGTGTTTGGGCAAAATGCCAGCTTGAATATTAGTGGCTCGTTTGTGGGGACGACAGCGAATAGTATTAAGTTTGCCGATGGTATTCAGTTTGGGACAACCGATTCTACAATTCCACCGCTACTGACGATGAGTATCCCCATTGGCTTACAATTCGGGCAAGGTGCAGCCACCATCACTAACCGTGCTGATCTTTCTGCAAATCAGGGTTTAACCTTAGCCTCTAATGCAGTCCTGAGTACCGCTATGCTTACATCTCCCAATGGTGCAGTGCAGATTCAAGCCACCACTGGAGATGCTCAGTTACAAGCGATCGCTGCTCGCAGTGTGGACATCACCGCCCAAGGCAATGTCAACGTTGGCGCAATCAACACGAATAGCTCAATCGATAGCGGTGGACTGGTTAATATTCAAGCTGGTCGAGCAATAACCGTAAATGACACCATTAATACAGCTACTACTGCCGCCATCGGCAACGCTGGTAATGTCTCCTTATCCTCTGGTGGCGACCTCACCATTCAATCTATCAATGCTTCTGTCGGAGAGAGGTCTGGTAGCAACAACACCAATGGCAACGGTGGGGACATCAGTTTGCAAAGTAACGGTCATCTTCTCGTCCAAGACAGCGCGACTATTGAGACCCGCAATAGCCGGAATCAGGGTGTTGGGAATAGTGGTAGCGTTAACATTGTGACGCGATCGCTGAGTCAATACGGCACGGTCTTCACCGATACCAGAGGCCAAGGTAATGCGGGAAAAATTACGGTACAAGCTGCCGATCTGATTTTGATCGCAGGGAAAGAAGGAGGGACTCGTTCAGGATTTTCGGCAGTGGTGGATCGGGGCGCGATCGGTAACGCTAACAACATTCAAATCACGGCTGGGTCGTTGACGATGAAAGATGTGAGCCTGTTATCAACTAACACCTTTGGAATGGGAAATGCCGGTTATATTGACGTTCAGACAGACGATTTAATTTCCTTGTATGGACGTGTCAATATTTTCTCCAATGTGGAAAGCGGTGCGATCGGCAATAGTGCTGGAGTTAGTTTGAAAGCAGGCTCTCTTACCGCAGAATTTATTGACTTCACTAAAGTCCCCAACATTTTCTCATCTGTATTGGGTGAAGGTAACGGTGGCAACATCACCCTCAATGTACGTGACTCTATTTCTCTCAGTGGTGCTAGAATTCGCGCCCTCGTAGATGGAAATGGCAAAGGAGTGGGCGGCAATATTGATATTCGGGTGGGAAGTGCGCTCTATGCCAACAACAATACCCTGATTAATACCCGCGCCAGCACTTTTGGTAAAGCAGGAAATATCAATATTCAAGCCGACTCGATCACCTTAGACGGCGTACTACCCGCCGAAGGATTTCCCACAACGATAAATACTTCCACTCGCAGCGCCAATGCTGGCGGTCAGATCACACTGACGAGTCGAACATTTTCGCTCTTGAATGGTGCGCGTCTGGATACCAATACTTTAAATTCTGGAGATGCCGGCGATGTAACTATTCAAACCAGCGAATTTGTATTATTAGATAACGTAGAAAAGACCGATCCCGCCTTCTTTATCTCTGGACAACGCAATATTTCAGAGGGTCGTGTACCCAGTTTTATTCGCAGCGAAGTTCAGGGAGTTAACGCCACTGGTAATGGTGGCAATGTCCAAATTCAAACGCCTGTGTTAATTGTTAGCAACGGCGCTTACATTAGTTCTAGTTCCACTGGCCAAGGTAATGCAGGCAATATTGAGATTACCTCTGATGCTGTGACATTTGCGGGGGTTGGGCGATCGCCTCTCCTCAACAATGATCCAAACCCAAATTTTCCCAGTGGTGCGTTTAGCCTGGCGACAGCAAACGGTAATGGCGGGAATATCACCATTAAGTCCACTGATTCGGTTTCAATTAACGGTAATGCTCAATTGTCTGTGAGTAGTAGTGGGCAAGGGACTGCGGGAAACTTAGATATTCAGACCAACCAGTTGCAACTCAAGCAGAGCAGTTTGCAAGCAGAAGCGGTTGCAGGCAGCCAAGGCAATATTCTCATTCTCTCCGACCTGCTCTTGATGCTTCAAGGCAGCCAAATTACAGCCAACGCTAAGGAAGACGCGAATGGAGGCAACATCACAATTGATGCGCCGATCATTCTGGGCTGGGAAAATAGTGATATCGCGGCGAGTGCATTCAAAGGTAAAGGCGGTAATATCCAAATCACAACTGAGGGTATCTTCGGACTTCAGTTTCGTCCCCAAATCACAGAAAAAAGTGATATCACTGCGAGTTCTCAATTTGGTGTTAGCGGTACGGTTGATATTAATAATTTTGGCATTGACCCCAATTCCGGTTTAGTGGAATTACCTAAAAATGTTACTGATCCATCCCAACAAATTACTACAGGTTGTACTGATAATCAAGGTAGTAGTTTTGTCGCCACTGGTAGAGGTGGTATACCCCAAAATCCCAATCAACAAGTTTGGAGCGATCGCACTTGGTCTGATATTCGTGATCTTTCTACATACCAGCAAACACAGGCTTTAAAAGCCCCAATACCAAAATCTCCAGAATCACTTGTCCAAGCTACATCTTGGCGACGTAACACCCAAGGACAAGTTCAATTAATTACCGATAAATCTTCTGCTCAAGTGCAGCAACCATTAACCTGTGCTGCGGTGACTCAAAATTAA
- a CDS encoding beta strand repeat-containing protein has protein sequence MKLLAVGWDVGNRILASVILLPLGIFLGIDFANAQINSDASLNSTVSQNGNHFTITNGSASGKNLFHSFSNFSVPSGGSATFDLINTSNISTIFNRVTAGNVSHIDGMIQTINHNNPVSLFLINPTGIVFGENASVNVSGSFVGTTAESVVFADGFKFNASDTTTPPLLTMSTPVGLQLGANAGAIRTQGTPASNFFLRPSQTFQAQTLALVGSEININQTSLTNPDGRVELWALKNAEVGLHHLDGWQFISPVTADWGMISLRQSSLIDTSGINGGAINIQGRGLTIQEGSGISSATTAWGTGQDITVKTTEFVDLLGVSSPENYSTPGIFTSVFGTGAKAGDITIETERLRIANGAWLQSINYGFAFDFLTFTPTPITDASTGNITVRAKDIEVSGYNPFADSFTGMANFQPSAITTLVTGGERNNSGSITIEADRVRLLNGGRISTDLVGSSFPGFELMTTGTSGDISIQAAESLEIQGVTPGGMVSAVISAIQPFADGSGGNITINTGGLQLWEGGTVSSALSGAGTAGNIDIHAQDIQVSDPVIDIISQTVSGITVAVSENAVGSGGNINIRGDRLRVFNGGQITSSSLGQGAAGSVNLQVNDIDVQGISPSLFDGRQLPSTITAASDNAFTAQSVNIIADSLRVRDQAEISVSNSGTGNAGNLNIVAHHIFLDNAASLKAELNGGGRGNIRLLASDFLLLRNGSKIITNADGASTGGNININADLIVAVPKENSDISANAVVGSGGNIQITTQGLFGLQFREQLTPESDITASSEFGINGTVQINTVGVDPNSGLVELPANVSDPSQQIVTGCMGSEGSRFVAIGRGGIPQNPNQQVWSDRTWSDIRDLSTYQQTQALKAPIPKSPESLVQATSWRRNTQGQVELMANKSSAQVQQPLTCAAVTQN, from the coding sequence ATGAAACTGCTTGCGGTGGGCTGGGATGTAGGCAATCGAATCTTAGCAAGTGTCATACTACTGCCATTAGGAATTTTCCTCGGCATCGACTTTGCCAATGCTCAAATTAACTCAGATGCCAGTCTCAATAGTACTGTCTCTCAAAATGGGAATCACTTCACAATTACCAATGGTAGTGCTTCAGGCAAGAATTTATTTCACAGTTTCAGTAATTTTTCTGTCCCTAGTGGTGGTTCAGCCACTTTTGATTTAATAAATACATCTAATATTTCTACTATATTTAATCGCGTGACGGCTGGGAATGTATCTCATATTGATGGGATGATACAGACGATCAATCACAATAACCCTGTCAGCTTGTTTTTAATCAATCCCACAGGAATCGTCTTTGGGGAAAATGCCAGCGTGAATGTCAGTGGTTCTTTTGTTGGTACAACTGCTGAGAGTGTAGTCTTTGCTGATGGATTCAAATTTAATGCCAGCGACACGACAACACCCCCACTATTAACCATGAGTACGCCTGTGGGATTGCAACTCGGAGCCAATGCGGGAGCAATTCGCACTCAAGGAACACCAGCATCTAACTTCTTTCTCCGCCCCTCGCAAACCTTCCAAGCGCAAACTTTAGCATTAGTGGGGAGTGAAATTAATATCAATCAAACTAGCCTTACCAATCCAGACGGCAGAGTGGAATTATGGGCATTAAAAAATGCGGAAGTGGGATTGCATCATCTAGACGGATGGCAATTTATTAGTCCGGTAACTGCTGACTGGGGCATGATTTCCCTCAGACAATCCTCACTCATCGATACTTCTGGCATTAATGGGGGAGCAATTAACATCCAGGGACGAGGTTTGACTATTCAGGAGGGTTCGGGAATTTCTTCTGCTACCACAGCCTGGGGAACAGGACAAGATATTACTGTCAAAACTACAGAATTTGTCGATTTGTTGGGTGTATCTAGCCCAGAAAATTACTCCACTCCGGGAATCTTCACCAGTGTATTTGGCACTGGCGCAAAGGCGGGAGACATTACCATTGAGACTGAAAGGCTACGAATTGCCAATGGCGCTTGGTTACAGTCCATCAACTATGGCTTTGCTTTTGACTTCTTGACTTTCACACCTACACCCATCACCGATGCTAGTACCGGCAATATTACAGTTCGTGCCAAAGATATAGAAGTGAGTGGTTACAATCCATTTGCCGATTCTTTTACTGGTATGGCTAATTTTCAGCCGAGTGCGATTACTACCTTGGTCACTGGTGGTGAAAGAAATAATAGCGGCAGCATCACTATTGAAGCCGATCGAGTTCGTTTACTGAATGGAGGGCGCATTAGTACCGATCTCGTTGGTTCCAGTTTTCCTGGTTTTGAGTTGATGACCACTGGTACATCTGGGGATATTTCTATTCAAGCTGCTGAAAGTCTGGAAATTCAAGGAGTGACACCAGGGGGAATGGTTAGTGCTGTGATTAGTGCCATTCAACCTTTTGCAGATGGTTCAGGCGGAAATATTACTATCAACACTGGAGGTTTGCAGTTATGGGAAGGTGGGACTGTATCTAGTGCTTTATCAGGTGCTGGCACAGCTGGCAATATAGATATTCACGCCCAAGATATACAAGTCAGCGACCCAGTGATTGATATTATTAGCCAAACAGTCAGCGGAATCACCGTTGCCGTCAGTGAAAATGCGGTTGGTTCAGGTGGAAATATTAATATTCGAGGCGATCGCTTGCGTGTGTTTAACGGCGGACAAATCACTTCATCTAGTTTGGGGCAAGGTGCAGCTGGCAGTGTGAATTTACAAGTTAACGATATAGACGTGCAAGGCATTTCGCCATCTTTATTTGATGGTCGTCAGCTACCCAGTACCATCACAGCCGCCTCAGATAATGCTTTTACTGCTCAGTCAGTTAATATCATTGCTGATAGTTTGCGTGTCCGCGATCAGGCAGAAATTAGCGTCAGCAATTCTGGTACAGGTAATGCAGGTAACTTAAATATTGTTGCTCATCATATCTTCCTTGACAATGCAGCCAGTCTCAAAGCAGAACTGAATGGCGGGGGTCGTGGCAATATCCGACTCCTAGCTAGTGATTTTCTCCTCCTCCGCAATGGCAGTAAAATTATTACCAATGCTGATGGTGCTTCTACAGGGGGAAACATTAATATCAATGCTGATTTGATTGTTGCTGTCCCCAAAGAAAACAGTGACATTTCCGCTAATGCTGTCGTGGGCAGCGGTGGTAACATTCAAATCACCACTCAAGGTTTGTTTGGCTTACAGTTTCGAGAACAACTCACACCGGAAAGCGACATTACCGCCAGTTCGGAATTTGGCATTAATGGTACTGTGCAAATCAATACTGTAGGCGTTGACCCCAATTCCGGTTTAGTCGAACTCCCTGCCAATGTCAGTGACCCATCCCAACAAATTGTTACAGGTTGTATGGGTAGTGAAGGCAGTAGATTTGTCGCCATAGGTAGAGGTGGTATACCCCAAAATCCCAATCAACAAGTTTGGAGCGATCGCACTTGGTCTGATATCCGTGATCTTTCTACATACCAGCAAACACAGGCTTTAAAAGCCCCAATACCAAAATCTCCAGAATCACTTGTCCAAGCTACATCTTGGCGACGTAACACCCAAGGACAAGTTGAATTAATGGCCAATAAATCTTCTGCTCAAGTGCAACAACCATTAACCTGTGCTGCGGTGACTCAAAATTAA
- a CDS encoding filamentous hemagglutinin N-terminal domain-containing protein translates to MKVTSGCWGVACGILVGGNLLPAMAQVTSDGTTNTIVNSNGNNFDILNGINQGNNLFHSFSNFSIPTGGSATFDLTNTPNTTTIFSRVTGENISHIDGLIRTLHGSNPVNLFLMNPNGIVFGQNASLNISGSFVGTTANSIKFADGIEFSAINPTETPLLTMSVPVGLQMGSHGGVLAQPAALIEVQGPPANNVFFPTPTLSIGPNQTLALIGGQVDINSANISAPDSRVELWAMQNGTVNIPTSGNWQLASSSLSPTWGNITLSQSSYINTSGANGGAINIQGRGLTLQDGSHIESSTGANGQGQGITVKTTEFIDLLGVSHPANYNPPGLLTSVTGSGATAGNITVETPRLRLANSAWINTFNFGANFVTFAPINNATTGNITIRATDIEIGGDAPFPSPFTGTFVSAAITTLVVGGQQNDTGAITVEAERIRLLDGGRISTDLLGNSFFPTSTTGKAGNITINAGQIALAGGGTISSAIAGSPIAALAGKGTAGNITIQATNIEVSDPIVDPFSNAPSGITVAIGQNSTGQGGNISLTADSLRVFNGGQITSSTDGIGAAGNVNLQVNNITVEGNSQPLTDGRILPSTITAASTTTSDAGSVNLVANRLNVLDHGQISVSNTGGGNAGNLIVNANLIKLKEGSSLLSEVSAGDRGNITLNTDVLLMRYGSKINTNATDTATGGNINIYAPIILGLENSDITANAIKGAGGNIDIQTQGLFGITFRDQLTPESDITASSQFGISGTVQINTVGVDPNSGLVELPANVSDPSQQIATGCADNQGSSFVAIGRGGIPQNPSQQVWSDRTWSDVRDLSTYRTTGNTKAQIPQSSATLVQATDWHRNHQGQVELIATHSSIKVQSPLTCSAMPNHKS, encoded by the coding sequence ATGAAAGTAACTTCTGGGTGCTGGGGTGTAGCCTGTGGTATTTTAGTAGGTGGAAATTTGCTACCTGCAATGGCTCAGGTAACATCTGATGGTACAACTAACACCATTGTCAACTCCAACGGCAATAATTTTGATATTCTTAATGGTATCAATCAAGGTAATAATTTATTTCACAGCTTTAGTAATTTTTCCATACCTACAGGTGGTTCAGCAACTTTCGATTTAACAAACACACCAAATACGACAACTATATTTAGTCGCGTTACAGGTGAAAATATTTCTCATATTGATGGGTTAATTCGCACACTTCATGGTAGTAACCCAGTCAATTTGTTTTTGATGAATCCCAATGGAATTGTATTTGGGCAAAATGCCAGCTTAAATATTAGTGGCTCCTTTGTGGGGACGACAGCGAATAGTATTAAATTTGCCGATGGAATAGAATTTAGTGCTATAAATCCAACTGAAACACCGTTGTTGACCATGAGTGTACCTGTGGGTTTGCAGATGGGAAGTCATGGGGGAGTTTTGGCACAGCCCGCCGCACTCATCGAAGTCCAAGGTCCACCTGCCAACAATGTCTTCTTTCCGACACCGACATTATCAATCGGACCGAATCAAACCCTGGCACTGATTGGGGGACAAGTGGATATTAATAGTGCCAACATCTCTGCACCGGATAGCCGTGTGGAATTGTGGGCGATGCAAAATGGCACGGTGAATATACCCACATCTGGGAACTGGCAACTAGCGAGTTCATCTCTATCGCCAACCTGGGGCAACATTACCCTGAGTCAGTCTTCCTATATCAATACCAGTGGGGCTAATGGGGGTGCAATCAATATTCAGGGGCGTGGGTTAACCTTGCAAGATGGCTCACATATAGAATCGTCCACTGGTGCAAATGGGCAAGGACAGGGTATTACTGTCAAAACCACAGAATTTATAGATTTACTGGGTGTTTCTCATCCCGCGAATTATAACCCTCCTGGCTTGTTGACTAGTGTGACTGGCAGTGGCGCAACTGCTGGGAATATCACGGTTGAAACTCCACGATTGCGCCTTGCTAATAGTGCATGGATCAACACCTTCAACTTTGGTGCTAACTTTGTTACCTTCGCGCCGATCAACAATGCCACAACTGGCAACATCACGATTCGTGCCACAGATATAGAAATCGGTGGTGATGCACCATTTCCCAGTCCGTTTACAGGTACTTTTGTCTCAGCGGCAATTACAACGCTAGTTGTGGGAGGACAACAGAATGACACTGGTGCAATTACGGTGGAGGCTGAACGGATACGGCTATTGGATGGGGGGCGTATTAGCACCGATTTATTGGGCAATTCATTCTTCCCTACATCCACGACAGGCAAGGCGGGAAATATTACCATTAACGCCGGACAAATCGCTTTGGCAGGGGGTGGAACTATCTCCAGTGCGATCGCAGGAAGCCCAATCGCTGCGCTTGCGGGTAAAGGCACAGCTGGGAATATCACGATTCAAGCTACTAATATAGAAGTCAGTGATCCCATAGTTGATCCTTTTAGCAATGCCCCTAGTGGTATTACTGTAGCAATAGGGCAGAATTCCACAGGCCAGGGAGGCAATATTAGCCTGACAGCAGATAGTTTGCGCGTCTTCAACGGTGGACAAATTACCTCCTCCACAGATGGCATTGGTGCGGCAGGTAATGTCAACTTGCAAGTCAATAATATTACTGTAGAGGGTAATTCCCAACCCTTAACTGATGGTCGCATTCTCCCAAGTACCATTACGGCAGCTTCTACTACCACCTCTGATGCTGGTTCAGTTAATCTAGTGGCGAATCGGCTCAATGTTCTTGATCATGGGCAAATTTCCGTCAGTAATACAGGTGGTGGTAATGCAGGTAACTTGATTGTTAATGCTAACCTGATCAAACTGAAGGAAGGAAGTAGTCTACTTTCGGAAGTCTCCGCAGGCGATCGTGGTAATATTACTCTCAATACTGATGTTTTATTGATGCGTTATGGGAGTAAAATTAACACCAATGCCACTGATACAGCCACAGGCGGCAATATCAACATTTATGCCCCAATTATTCTTGGTTTAGAAAATAGCGATATTACTGCCAATGCGATTAAAGGGGCTGGTGGTAATATTGATATTCAAACTCAGGGTTTATTTGGAATCACATTCCGCGACCAACTCACCCCGGAAAGTGATATTACCGCCAGTTCTCAATTTGGCATTAGTGGTACTGTGCAAATCAATACTGTAGGCGTTGACCCTAACTCTGGTTTAGTCGAATTACCTGCCAATGTCAGCGACCCATCCCAACAAATTGCTACAGGTTGTGCTGATAATCAAGGTAGTAGCTTTGTCGCCATTGGTAGAGGTGGTATACCCCAAAATCCCAGTCAACAAGTTTGGAGCGATCGCACTTGGTCGGATGTCCGTGATCTTTCTACATACCGGACAACAGGCAACACCAAGGCTCAAATCCCGCAATCTTCAGCAACTCTCGTCCAGGCTACAGACTGGCATCGTAATCATCAAGGCCAAGTGGAGTTAATTGCAACCCACTCTTCTATAAAAGTACAATCGCCTTTGACCTGTTCTGCCATGCCGAATCATAAATCTTAA
- a CDS encoding filamentous hemagglutinin N-terminal domain-containing protein: MKVTSVCWGVACGILVGGNLLPAMAQVTSDATTNTIVNSNGNNFDILNGINQGNNLFHSFSNFSIPTGGSVTFDLTNTPNTTTIFSRVTGGNVSHIDGLIHTLNSNNPVSLFLMNPNGIVFGQNASLNIGGSFVATTANSIKFADGTEFSAVNPANTPLLTMSVLVGLQMGSNPGAITINNTGHRLISGSPTRLGTTTTGLSVSSSKILALVGGNITLDGGILQASSGQIELGSASAGMINLDPSIWKFDYGNIHQFGNIQLSKQALVNVSGNPAGSIHFQGQNISLTGGSGVLSINQDNENSGDIVINASKLLETQGIGNISLTQSFIRTENTGLGTGGSLIVSAPQVQVLQGGLFSLRNFGAGTGGSISIIADNSLEMGGFSPLSPISLSLLNANTFGSGKAGDIQISTGTLRIREGGGIITFSRGIGAGGNSTINASQSIEVSGENPFNLSGSNVVTSAWKEGNAGRLTINTPRLSVYDGGILGSSTAGSGNSGNVVLNVSELIAVRGVGAASGLPSKIVAIADILSPAIQQQFGVQSFPTGSSGKLVVNTRRLEITDGGVVGVEHKGVGNAGNLEIKADTIFLAHGGSIAATTKSGEGGSINLQANTLVMRHGSNVTATAGNTGNGGNITINSPIILGLENSDIIANAFQGKGGNIDITTQGVLGLKFRPQTTPENDITASSQFGVSGTVQVNNIGVDPNLGLVELPTNVIDPSQQIATSCTGSEGSSFVAIGRGGIPQNPNQQIWSDRTWSDIRDLSTFQQTPALKAQIPKSPESLVQATSWRRNTQGQVELITDQSSAEVQQPLTCATVTHN; this comes from the coding sequence ATGAAAGTAACTTCTGTGTGCTGGGGTGTAGCCTGTGGGATCTTAGTCGGTGGAAATTTGCTACCTGCAATGGCTCAGGTAACATCTGACGCGACAACTAACACCATTGTCAACTCCAACGGCAATAATTTTGATATTCTTAATGGTATCAATCAAGGTAATAATTTATTTCACAGCTTTAGTAATTTTTCCATACCTACAGGTGGTTCGGTAACTTTCGATTTAACAAACACACCAAATACAACAACTATATTTAGTCGGGTTACAGGTGGAAATGTTTCTCATATTGATGGGTTGATTCATACCCTGAATAGTAATAATCCAGTAAGTTTGTTTTTGATGAATCCCAACGGAATTGTATTTGGGCAAAATGCCAGTTTGAATATTGGCGGCTCATTTGTAGCGACAACTGCAAACAGTATTAAGTTTGCCGATGGTACGGAATTTAGTGCAGTCAATCCTGCCAATACTCCCTTGCTGACTATGAGTGTACTTGTGGGTTTGCAGATGGGCAGTAATCCTGGTGCAATTACTATTAATAATACTGGGCATCGGTTAATTTCTGGTAGTCCCACAAGATTAGGTACAACTACCACGGGATTAAGTGTTTCTTCTAGTAAGATTCTGGCATTGGTAGGAGGAAACATCACTTTAGATGGTGGTATATTGCAGGCATCTTCTGGACAAATTGAACTTGGTAGTGCCAGTGCTGGCATGATTAATCTAGATCCTTCCATCTGGAAATTTGATTATGGAAATATCCATCAGTTTGGCAATATCCAGTTGTCCAAACAAGCTTTAGTTAATGTTAGTGGTAATCCAGCAGGCTCGATTCACTTTCAGGGTCAAAATATTAGCTTGACAGGTGGTTCTGGTGTCTTATCGATCAATCAGGACAATGAAAATAGTGGGGATATAGTCATTAATGCCAGCAAATTACTAGAGACACAGGGAATAGGAAATATCAGCTTGACCCAATCCTTTATACGTACCGAAAATACAGGTCTTGGCACAGGGGGGAGTCTAATTGTATCTGCACCACAAGTACAGGTTTTACAGGGGGGACTTTTTTCCTTAAGAAACTTTGGTGCAGGGACAGGGGGAAGTATTTCGATTATCGCCGATAATTCCCTGGAAATGGGGGGATTTTCGCCACTTAGTCCCATTTCTTTAAGTTTGTTGAATGCCAACACTTTTGGTTCTGGAAAAGCTGGTGATATTCAAATATCCACAGGGACTTTAAGGATTCGAGAGGGTGGCGGGATCATCACCTTCAGTCGTGGGATAGGAGCAGGTGGCAATAGCACTATTAACGCATCTCAATCAATTGAAGTGAGTGGAGAAAACCCATTCAATCTGAGTGGCAGTAATGTAGTAACGAGTGCATGGAAGGAAGGAAACGCAGGGCGATTAACTATCAATACGCCTAGACTGAGTGTGTATGATGGTGGGATTTTAGGGTCTTCTACCGCCGGAAGTGGTAATTCCGGTAATGTTGTACTCAATGTTTCTGAATTAATTGCAGTCAGGGGGGTGGGTGCTGCATCTGGTTTGCCCAGTAAAATTGTAGCTATTGCAGACATATTATCACCTGCCATACAACAACAGTTTGGGGTACAGTCTTTCCCCACAGGCTCTTCGGGTAAGTTAGTCGTCAATACTCGCCGTCTGGAGATTACAGATGGAGGGGTTGTTGGCGTTGAACACAAAGGAGTTGGCAATGCTGGCAACCTGGAAATCAAGGCAGATACCATTTTCCTTGCTCACGGCGGTAGTATTGCCGCAACTACTAAATCGGGGGAAGGTGGCAGTATTAATCTGCAAGCTAATACTTTAGTTATGCGTCATGGTAGTAATGTTACCGCAACCGCAGGTAACACAGGTAATGGTGGTAATATCACGATTAATTCCCCCATTATTCTCGGCTTAGAAAACAGTGATATTATTGCCAATGCCTTTCAAGGTAAAGGTGGAAATATTGACATTACAACTCAGGGGGTTTTGGGTTTAAAATTCCGTCCCCAAACCACTCCAGAAAATGACATTACTGCTAGTTCACAGTTTGGTGTGAGTGGTACAGTACAGGTGAATAATATTGGTGTTGATCCTAATTTGGGTTTAGTCGAATTACCCACCAATGTCATAGACCCATCCCAACAAATTGCTACAAGTTGTACTGGTAGTGAAGGCAGTAGCTTTGTCGCCATTGGTAGAGGTGGTATACCCCAAAATCCCAATCAACAAATTTGGAGCGATCGCACTTGGTCTGATATCCGTGATCTTTCTACATTCCAGCAAACACCAGCTTTAAAAGCCCAAATACCAAAATCGCCTGAATCACTTGTCCAAGCTACATCTTGGCGACGTAATACCCAAGGACAAGTTGAATTAATTACCGATCAATCTTCTGCTGAAGTGCAACAACCATTAACCTGTGCTACTGTGACTCACAATTAA